GCCGGCCCGATCCTGCCGACCGCCGGGCGTGGCTCCTCTATCTGACCCCGCAGGCGCATCCATTGATTGAGGTGATGCGCAGCAACGGCCGGAAAACGCGTGACGAAGCCTTCGCCGGCCTGTCCGCGGACGCGCAGCAGCAACTGCTGCAAACCCTTTGCCTGATCAAATCCAATCTGCTCGAGGCCTGCACCCAGCCGGCCGTCGACCGGGAGAAAGTCCATGTCTGAAGGAACCTCACCCAGAAAGCCCGCCGACGGAGAAAATGCCGGCGAAAGAGCAAGCGACCAGGTCATTCGCCTGGACAGCCAGCGCGAGCAAAGGCGCGGCAATAATCCGCCTGTCGTCGAAGACGATGAGCTGGAAGCGCCCGTGGCGCCGGAGCCGGCGACGCTGGAGGCGCCTTCGGCGCAGCCGAAGCCGGCTTCCGTCACCGTAACTCCGCCCGCTCCCGCCAAGCCGCGCCGCGGCCTCACCCGGCCGATCCTGTTCGCGCTGCTGCCCGTCGCTCTGGTGGCCGGCGGCTACTACTATGTCGTCGGCGGCCAGATCATGACCACCGACAACGCCTATATCCAGGCGCAGTCGCTCGGCGTGTCGACCGACGTCTCCGGCACCGTCGACGAGATCGATGTGCACGACAACCAGGCGGTGAAGAAGGGCGACGTGCTCTTCCGGCTGCGGCCCGCCTCCTTCGAGACCGCGCTCGCCGGCGCCAAGGCGCAGCTCGGCACGGTGCGCAACCAGGTGCTGACGCTGCAGGCAAGCTACCAGCAGTCGCTGGCCTCGATCGACCAGGCCGAGGCCGACATTCCCTATTACGAGTCCGCCTTCCAGCGTCAGCAGGATCTGCTCAAGACCTCGACCGCCTCCAAGGCGACATTCGACAGCGCCCAGCACGATCTGATCGCGGCCCGCCAGAAGGTGACCGTCGCCAAGGCGCAGGCGCAGGCAATGCTCGCCCAGCTCGGCGGCGACGCCAGCCAGCCGGTCGAGCAGAACCCGTTCTACCTGCAGGCCCAGTCGGCGGTGGACGACGCGCAGCGCAACCTCAACGATTCCGTCGTCAAGGCGCCGTTCGACGGCATCGTCACCAATGTCGACGCCTTGCAGGTCGGCAAATACCTGCCGGCCTCGCAGCCGGCCTTCAGCCTGGTGTCGTCGACCGACATCTGGATCGCCGCCGAGCCGAAGGAAACCGAGCTCACCTATGTGCGGCCGGGACAGAAGGCGACGATCAGCATCGACGGCTATCCGGGCGATGTCTGGCACGGCACCGTCGGCTCGATCAGCCCTGCATCGTCGTCCAGCTTCTCGCTGCTGCCGGCGCAGAACACCTCGGGCAACTGGGTCAAGGTCGTGCAGCGCATTCCGATGCGCGTGACGATCGACGATCCGGACGGCAAGCCGCCGCTGCGCGGCGGCATGAGCGCGGTGGTCGACATCGGCACCGGCCATGCCCGCGGCCTGCCCGATTTCATCGCCAACCTCCTCAAGCAATCCGGACCAAAGTCATGACAACGGCTTCCGCGACAGGCGCGCCCGTGGTCGCCAATCGCGGCGCCATCACCGCCTGCGTCATCCTGGCGGTCATCATGCAGGCGCTGGACACCACCATCGCCAATGTCGCGCTGCCCTATATCCAGGGCAGCGTTTCGGCCAGCGCCGACCAGATCAACTGGGTGCTCACCTCCTATATCGTGGCCGCCGCGGTGATGACGCCGCCGTCCGGCTATCTCGCCAATCGCTTCGGCCGCAAGCGCATCCTTCTGGTGGCGATCACCGGCTTCGTCGTCGCTTCCGTGTTGTGCGGTTTCTCGCAGTCGCTGCCGCAGATCGTCGGCTTCCGCCTGCTGCAAGGCCTGTTCGGCGCGGCGCTCGTGCCGCTGTCGCAGTCGATCCTGCTCGACATCTACAGCGTCGAGGAGCGCGGCTCGGCCATGGCGCTGTTCGGCGTCTCGGTCATGGTCGGCCCGGTGCTGGGGCCGGTCATCGGCGGCTGGCTGACCGAGAACGTCTCCTGGCGCTGGGTGTTCTACATCAACGTGCCGGTCGGCGCGCTGGCCTTTATCGGCGTCTCCATGTTCGTCCAGGAAACCAAGCTCGACCTCAAGGCCAGGCTGGATTGGCTGGGCTTCGGCATGCTCAGCCTCGCCATCGCCTCGCTGCAGATGTTCCTCGACCGTGGCGAGCAGCTCAACTGGTTCTCCTCGGCCGAGATCATTGTCGAGGCGCTGGTCTGCGCGTCGGCCTTCTACATCTTCATCGTCCACACCTTCACCGCGCGCGACACTTTCGTGAACCCGCGGCTGTTCCTCGACCGCAACTTCGCCGTCGGCATGATCTTCATCTTCATCATCGGCATCACCTATCTCGCCTCGCTGGCCCTGATGACGCCCTATCTGCAGACGCTGATGGGCTACCCGGTGGTGACGGCCGGCATCGTCATGGGGCCGCGCGGCCTCGGCACCATGGCCTGCATGTTCCTGGTCGGCCGGCTGGTCGGCAAGGTCGACACGCGCTGGCTGCTGTTCATCGGCCTCGCCATCACCGCCTGGGCGATGTACGACATGACCGGCTGGACGCCGGACGTCTCGCAATGGACGATCATCAGCACCGGCTTCATCCAGGGCGCCGGGCTGGGCTTCCTGTTCGTGCCGCTCACCACCATCACCTTCGCCACGCTGGCGCCGGAGCGACGGGCGGAAGGCACCGGCCTCTACAACCTGTCGCGCAACATCGGTTCCAGCGTGGGCATCTCGGTGGTCTCGGCGCTGTTGACGCAGAACCAGCAGATCAACCACGCCAACATCGCCACCTATGTGACGCCCTACAATCCGGCCTTCGGCGATGCGGCGGTCTCGCAGGCGCTGAGCCCTTACACCGCCGCCGGCCGCGCCGCGCTCGACGGCCACGTCACGCTGCAGGCGACGATCATCTCCTATGTCGACGACTTCAAGCTGATGATGATCCTGTCCTTGGCCGCGATCCCGCTGGTGCTTCTGCTGCGCAAGCCCGGCGCCCCGGCCAAGGTCGATCACAGCGCGGTCATGGAATAAAGGACCGGGATCCCGCCGCCCGCGGGACCCCGGGTCTGCCGGACCAGCCTCCCAAACACCGGCGTCGCTGCGCCGGAAGCCGCCCGGCCCTTTTTGGGGAGGACGGGAATCATACGAAGCGGGGGCGGGCGGAGTTTCACCAGCCTCGGACAATTTGCCGAAAATCATTCTGGTGTATCGAGGTCACGTATGGGTTTATCGGCGAAGGCCAACGCAATGCCGTCATCCCCGCGCTTGTCCCGAGCATCCGCCGCCGCATGCGGAGGATGTAGCGCGTCCAGTTCAGAGAGGCCGGTAGATCCTCTGGACAAGCCCGAGGATGACGGCGATCAAGGCATGCCGGTTATCTGAACTCCAAAAGCCATCGCGATCGCCTTGCCCCAAAATGCCGCCGACGTTGGTGATTGACCGAAAACCTCCGTGACGTCGTCATCCTCGGGCCTGACCCGAGGATCCATTCCGTGACCTTTGCGGCAGAGTGTGAGGGTGCAGAATTCTGTAACCGTTACAACGCCTTAGCGTGATAGTAAGGGTCTGCGCGCGTCGCTCCGGGATGTAAAGCCACGGCCAATCGCGAATGTTGGCGCAGTCCCGTTGGCATCTCCAACGAAAAACCCCGGCCAATGGCCGGGGTTCGCTTTGTAAGGTCGGGTGCCTTCTATTCCGCCGGCGATGGTTTCTTGCGGAACATCGCCGCCAGATTGTCCCACAATTCGATCTTGGCACCCTGGCGCTTCATGATCACGCCCTGCTGCAGGATCGACAGCGTGTTGTTCCAGGCCCAGTAGATGACGAGGCCTGCCGGGAACGAGCCCATCATGAAGGTGAAGATCACCGGCATCCAGGTGAAGATCGCCGCCTGCGTCGGGTCCGGCGGCGCCGGGTTCATGCGCATCTGCAGGAACATGGTGATGCCCATCACCACCGCCCAGGCGCCCATATGCGGCAGGAAGGCGGGCGCCGCGAAGGGCAGCAGGCCGAACAGGTTGAAGATCGACGTCGGATCGGGCGCCGCAAGGTCGTGGATCCAGCCGAAGAAGGGCGCGTGCCGCATCTCGATGGTGATGTAGAGCACCTTGTAGAGCGAGAAGAAGACCGGGATCTGCAGCGCCACCGGCCAGCAGCCGGCCAGCGGATTGATCTTCTCGGTCTTGTACAGCTCCATCATCGCCTGCTGCTGCTTCATCTTGTCGTCCGCGTATTTCTCGCGGATCTCGACCATCTTCGGCTGCACCTTCTTCATGTTCGCCATTGAGGCGTAGGACTTGTTGGCCAGGGGGAAGAAGATCGCCTTGACGACGACGGTGGTGGCGAGGATCGCCAGGCCGAAATTGCCGAAGAATTTGTAGAGCGTGTCGATGAGCCAGAACATCGGCTTGGTGATGAAATAGAACCATCCCCAGTCGATCAGCAGGTCGAACTGGCGGATGTGCCGGTCCTTTTCATAGGCGTTGATGGTCGAGACTTCCTTCGCGCCGGCGAAGATTTCGGACTCGATCGTCGTCGACTGTCCCGGCGCGACGCTGATCGCGTCGGACAGAAAGTCTGACTGATAGCTGTGGCTGTGCGGCCCGTCCTTGAATTCGAAATAGGAGAATTTCGGCTGGAAGGGCTGCTTCTCCGTCGGCACAAGCGTCACGGCCCAGTATTTGTCGGTGATGCCGAGCCAGCCATCGGTCGATTTGCCTGGCTTGACTTCCTTGTCCTTCTCGATGGCCGCGTATTTGTACTCCGTAAGCCCTTCGCTGCCGGTCACGCCGATCAGACCTTCATGCAGCACATAGGTGCTGGCGACGGCCGGTTTGTCGAAACGGGTGACGCGCCCGTAATTGTAGAGCGAGACGGCGGCCGTTCCCGAATTCTGCACCGTGTCGGAAACGGTGAACATATATTCGTTGTCGATAGAGATGGTGCGCTTGAACGTCAGGCCCTTGTCGTTGGTGAAGGTCAGCGTCACCGGCGTCGAGGGCGTCAGCGTCGGATTGCCTTCGACGCTCCACACCGTATCCGCGCCCGGTACAGCGCCGGTCGCATCGTTGCCGACGAAGCCGATCTCGGCGAAATAGCCGTTGGGCAGCGACGACGGGTTGAGCAGCTCGATCTCGGGCGAATTCTTGTCGACCGTCTCGGTATAGTGCTTGAGCTTCAGGTCATCCAGGCGCGCGCCGGTCAGGTTGATCGAGCCTTCGAGGCTTTGCGTGTCGATCTTGACGCGCTTGGTGGCGGCAATGGCCTGGTCGCGGCTGGCGGCGGTCACCGCTTCACCGCCGGGTGCGCCGGGAACGCTGCCGGCCGCCGGGGCCGACGTTCCGGTCGCGCCGGAATTGGCGCCGCCGCCCGCTTCCTTCTTCTGCGCCTCGACGCGCTGCTGCTCGATGCGGGCCTGCTCGCGCTGCTGCTCCATCTTGGGGTTCATGTAGAACACCTGCCAGAGCGTCAGGATCAACACCGACAGCGCGATGGTGATGAAGAAATTGCGGTTGTTTTCCATCGAAAGCCCTTGGCCTATCGTGCGCCGCGTAGCCGGCGGGAAAGCTCGGCCTTCAACTGGCCGAACGGAGTGGCGAGCACGTCTTCACGCCCGACGATGACATAATCATTGCCGGGCGCCATGTCATCGGCGGCGTGAACGCGCACGGCTTCCCTCAGCCGCCGCCGGACGCGGTTGCGCACCACGGCGTTGCCGACCTTCTTGGTGACGGTGTAGCCGACACGCGGCGCAAGGTCGTCGCCGCGGTCGAGAACTTCAACGAGAAAAAGCCGTCCGCGGCGTTTCTCGCCGCCGCGCACAGCCAGGAAGTCCGCGCGTTTCAGAAGCCGCCCGGGAGTTTTCCCCTTTGGCTTGCCGGTTGCGGGCAACGATCTCGTCTTTCGTTCAGGCGCTGAGCCGCTTGCGGCCGCGATTACGGCGGGCAGCAACGACGCCACGGCCACCCTTGGTGGCCATGCGGGCACGGAAACCATGCCGGCGCTTCCGGACGAGCTTGGACGGTTGGTATGTACGCTTCATTTGTTTTAATACCGCGGGGTGCGGCCCTTCTTGATTCTGTCACTCTGTAACAGGAGCTTTGCCGGGCCGGCTTAGGCGCGATCGAAACCGCGCCGGGACGAATGGCCCGAGCGTGAGCGGGCTTATAGAAAGAAGGTTTTTGGAAGTCAATCCGCCCGCCGCGAGGCAATTTTTTGCGGGGTGACGATGAAATTGGCAAAAAAGCCGCAAATCGCATAATCTTGCCCGATCAAGCCTTTGTGAATGCGCGTCAATGACGAGTGAAACTCTGTCCACGAACGAGAAGGCAACCCCGGCGGCAAACCCGACGCGCCGGGTGCCGCTGTCGCGCGGCCTGTCGACAAAGCTTCTTCTGCTCACCATCGCGTTCGTGCTTTTGGCCGAAATCCTGATCTTCCTGCCCTGGATCGCCAGCTACCGGGTGAACTGGCTGAAGGAGCGGTTGAGCACCGCCGCCGCCGTGTCGATCGTTTTGTTGCAGGGCGAGCCCAACGCGCTGTCGCACAATGCCCAGAACGATGTGCTGATGGCGATCGGCGCCAAGGCGATCGCCGTGCGCGACGGCGGCGTGTCGCGGCTGCTCGTCGTTTCCGACATGCCGCCGCAGGTCGACGAGCATATCGACATCGCCAATGTCGGCCTGGTCAACGGCATGACCGGCGCGCTCGACACTTTGTTCTTCGGCGGCAAGCGCATGCTGCGCGTCTTCGGCCCGGTCGGCGACAGCGACAAGGAATTCGAGCTGATCATGCCGGATTACCGTCTGCGCGACGCTATGCTCAGATACTCGCGCAATGTCGCCGTCGTCTCGCTGCTCATCTCGCTGTTCACCGCAATGCTCGTCTATGCGGCGATCGACCTGATCATGATCGGGCCGATCCGCACCATGACGCGCTCGATCCTGTCCTTCTCCGAGGCGCCAGACGATCCCGGGCGCATAATCTGTCCGACCGAGCGCGCCGACGAGATCGGCGTGGCCGAGCGCGAGCTGGCGCAGATGCAGGACCGGCTGCAGAAGATGCTTTCCGAACAGAAGCATCTCGCCGACCTCGGCCTCGCCGTCTCCAAGATCAATCACGACATGCGCAACATCCTGGCTTCCGCGCAGCTGATGTCCGACCGCCTGCGCCAGGTGAAGGATCCGACTGTGCAATCCTTCGCGCCGAAACTTGTGCGCGCGCTCGACCGCGCCGTTGCCTATTCGGAGGGCGTGCTCGCCTATGGCCGCACGCAGGAGCCGGCGCCGTCACGCCGACGCCTCAGGTTGCGCCAGTTGGTCGACGACGTGCACGGCCTGCTCGACATCGAGACAGGCATCGAGTTCATCAACGCCGTCGAGCATGCCTTCGAGGTGGACGCCGATTCCGACCATCTCTTCCGCGTGCTCACCAATCTGTGCCGCAACTCCATTCAGGCGATGGCCGCCGATACGGAGAGGACGGTTGTGCGCCGGCTGGCGGTGGCGGCCGAGCGTCACGGCAGCGTCAGCCGCATCACCGTCACCGACACCGGCCCCGGCCTGCCCCCCAAGGCGCGCGAGAACCTGTTCGCCGCCTTCCGGGGCTCGGCGCGCAGCGGCGGCACCGGCCTCGGCCTGGCGATCGCGCACGAATTGATCCGCGCCCATGGCGGCTCGGTCGAGCTTGTCGAATCGATCGGCGGCCGCACCGTCTTCGCCGTCACCATCCCCGACCAGCCGGTCCGGCTCGACCAAGCGCGCAACGGCTTGCGCCGCCCCGCTTGAGGTGTACCGATATTCAGGTGATGCCGGCCTGCAAATGACAGCTTCCTGCGCTTCCGGTGCTCACGTACTTTAAGTACGCTCCGCTCCGGTTCTCGGAATCCACCATTTTCGTCTCGGCCTGACCTGAATCTCGGCACACCTCCACATCGGGGAACCGCCTGCGACAAAACTTTTGCCGGATCGGCTTGCAATTCTCAAATTCAGTCGTTAGGGAACACTCCACATCGCGGCCGGCCGTCTCGACCGGAACGCGAGGCTTGTGTCACACACGGCCTGTTGCGCGCCCGTAGCTCAGCTGGATAGAGCACCAGACTACGAATCTGGGGGTCAGGAGTTCGAATCTCTTCGGGCGCGCCATTTCCGCTGCCATCGCCGAAATTTACCGCTGGTAGCCGCCGGGACCACGCTCGCTCAATCGCGAATGATCGCGCAGCTTTCATCCTTCGCCCAATCGGCGAAGCTGAGGTAATAGGCGCGAACATCGCGATAGCCGGCCCGGGCCGCTGCGGCGGCAGCGAGAGCGGCGCGGCCGCCGCCGTCGCAATGGGTGACAATATGGTCGCCGGATTGGAAACCAGCCTGCGCGAGAAGATCGTGCAATTCCGCCGCCGGCATCAGGCGCGAGCCGTCAAGCAGGTTCGCGTGCGGCAGCAGCCTTGCGCCGGGCAGATGGCCGCCGCGCGCATTGCGGCGCAGGTCTTCGCCTGTGTATTCACCAGCGGTGCGGGCATCGAAGATGCGCACATCACCGTCGAGTTCAGCCTTCAAGGTCTGCCGATCGACGAGACCGACAGGACCCGCGCCGGGCCTGGCTCGAAAGACAGCCGAGGCGCCGGCTGCCTGGGCCGCCCCCGGCAGGTCGTCGTGTCGTTCGACCGCCGGCCATCCACCGTTCAGGATGAACGCCTTCGCTCCGAAATACTGCAAGATGAACCAGACCCGCGCGGCCTCGGTCATTCGCCCGTCATCATAGACGATGGCCGGCACTTCCCCATCGACACCGAGTTCGCCAATGGCGCGCTCCCAATAAGCGACGTTCTCGAACGACGTCTCTCCGGCTTTTGCTGCAGCCTCCCACACCTCGATCGGAACGCGGACGGCATTGGGCGCGTGGCCCAAGGAGAAGGCAGCCTGATCGCGCACGTCGAGCAGGCGGAAAGTGGGCAACGTGCTCAGAGCGGACTGTTCGACGACGGGGTCATGGGGCATGGGGGACCTTTCTTTCACCACGGCTTCCCGGCCAGGCTGAAAGCGCGATATCGACCAGACGTCTCAACCTTTCGGTACAGGCGCCGTCACAGGCTTGCACCGACATTCCTTGCACGAAAGCTCCGTAGAAGCGTGCAAGCGAATCCGTGTCGGTGCCGGTGGCAAGTTCCCCTTCGACGACCGCCCTGTCGAAACGTTCGCGTATGGCTTTGATGGCAGCCTCGCGCCTTGCGGTTACGGATTTCGCCACCGTCTCGTTTTCCGCCGCGCATTGAACAACCGCTGTCGAGACGATGCATCCGCGCGGATCGTCGGGACGCGAGATGCCGGTCGCGACGTCGTGCAGGTAGAAGGACAAAGCCTCATAAGCGCTCATATCGCTCCGTAGCGCGTCCATCCGGGCCTTGCTCTCCCGCTCGGTGGCACGGTCGAGCGCCTGCCTGTACAGCTCCTCCTTGGAGCCGAACGTCGCATAGAGCGACGGCGGGGTCACGCCCATGGCCGCCGTCAAGTCGGCGATCGATGTTCCTTCATAGCCGTGTTCCCAGAACAGCCGCGCCGCGACATCAAGCCCGACATTACGATCCAGGGTCCTCGGCCTGCCCCGTTTTTTTGGAGGCTCGGTCATTTATATATCGATCCCTATAAAATCTGTTGACAACCATCGACCGGGATTAATATATCGATCGCTATTAAAAATCGCAACGGAGTTGCAAATGTCCGGACGCCTCTCGAACAAGGTCGCACTCGTAACCGGCGGGTCGCGCGGTATCGGGCGAGCAGTGGCGCTCGCCTTCGCCAGGGAAGGCGCTGCGCTCATCGGCGTGCACTACGCCAGCAACAAGGAAGCCGCGGACGCTACGGTGCGGGATATCGAGGCACTGGGGACGCGAGCTGTCGCCATCGGCGCGGATTTGCGCGACGCCAAGGCGGCTGCCGACAGCATTGCCGGAGAGTTTAGGGCCGCGGCGCTGGCCGCGACTGGCAAAGCCGGCCTCGACATCCTCGTCAACAATGCGGGCATCGCGGTGGCAACGCCGTTGGCGCAGACCAGCGAGACCACATTCGATGACCTCATGACCATCAACTTCAAGGCGCCGTTCTTCCTGATCCAGGCGCTGGCCAATGACATCCGGGACGACGGACGCATCATCAACATTTCCACCGGCTTCACGCGCATCGCAGCGCCGACCCACCCCGCCTATGCGGCGTCAAAGGGAGCTCTCGAAACACTGACGCTGGCGCTCGCTCCCGATTTCGCAAGCCGCGGCATAACCGTCAATTCGGTCATGCCCGGCGTCACCGACACCGACATGAACGCGGACTGGCTTGCGACGGATGCCCGTGCGGGCGCGGAAGCATTGTCGGTGTTTTCACGTGTCGGCCAGCCCGCCGACGTGGCAGACGTGATCACCTTCGTCGCGTCAAACGACGCGCGGTGGACGACGGGGCAGTCCATCGACGCCACAGGCGGCGCTCGGATCTAGCCGCCCTGGGGAGCGTCATGCTGGTGGTCCTGCGCCTGCTGCGCCTGCTCGACGATCCGGCGGCGCTGCCCCGCTTGCCGAGCAGGAAATTCTCTATCGCCTGCTTGCCGGCCCGGACGGCGCCAGGATGCGCCACATCACCTCCAGCCAGGGTCGGGTGGCTCAGGTCGGCCGCGCCATCGCCTGGATCGGGCAGAACTTCCGGGAGCGATTCAGCATCGAGCAGCTTGCCGCGGAGGTGGGCATGAGTCGAGCCTGCACGAGCATTTTCGCGCGGTGACGGCGATGACGCCGCTGCAATTCCAAAAACAGCTCAGGCTGCAGGACGCGCGCAGCCTGATGCTGGTCCAGGACATCGATGCGACGACCGCCGCCTTCCGCGTGGGGTACGAAAGCCCGTCGCAGTTCAGCCGCGAATATCGCCGTCATTTTGGCGAACCGCCGGCGCGCGACATAGCCCGCTTGCGCGCCTCACCGGGCTTGGCGGTGGTCGCTTGAGTTTCGCCTTGCCGGGGCGCGTTCATGCAGCACCAACCAATTGCAAAATAAAATCAGTTGGCCTAGCCTGAACCGATTGCACAACGCAATCGGATCGCGCGAATGCCATGTGAGGAACAGGCAATGGCCAAGCTCGTCTTCGGAATGAACCAGTCGCTGGACGGCTATGTCGATCACACGGCGTTCGGGCCAAGCCCCACGCTCTTCCGCCACTTCATCGAGGAGGCCGAGCGGCAGTCGGGCAGCATCTACGGTCGCCGCATGTATGAGGTCATGCGCTACTGGGACGAGGAGCATCCTGAATGGGATGCCGATCGCCTTGCCTACGCGGCGGCGTGGCGGCGCCAGCCGAAATGGGTCGTCTCGCGCTCGTTGCAGTCGGTCGGCCCCAACGCCAGCCTCGTCGGGGATGACCTTGAGGGCGAGATGCGCAAGCTGAAGGCCGAGTACGACGGCGAGATCGAAGTCGCCGGCCCGGACTTGGCGCGAAGCCTCACCGAACTGGGCTTGATCGATGAGTATCGGATCTACCTGCACCCGGTCGTGCTCGGCCGCGGCAAGCCTTATTTCGCCGGACCCCGGCCGCCGCTTCGCCTGATGGCGCATGACCGGATCGGCGAGGATGTGATCAGGTTGACCTACGCTCCAGCATGATCTCGCGACGGTCTCCCGTGATCAGGTGAGCCGGACGATCTTGAAGCCCTCGACCTCCTTGACGACCGGATGGTCCTTCCAGCGCTCGACATCATGCAGCACGACGAGCTTCGACAGGTCGCCGCCAAGCTCGTCATTCATCTTGTCGATGGTCTTCAGCTGCTCCCAGACGCTGCCCACCGCATTGTTGAGCGGGACATAGACCCCGTCGTGATTGTGCCCGGTGAACTGGCGGCGCGAATAGACGCAATCACCGGAGATGACCCGGCGACCGGCGTGGGTGTCGACGAGCACGAATTGCTGGCCGATCGTGTGGCCGCTGCCGAGCCGCGCATGGATGCCGGGGAAGATGTTGTCCTTGTCGCCGTCGATGAGCGTCACGCGATGCTCGATCGAGGCTTCGAGGGCGGTGCGCAAATTGTCGGGATCGATGATGGCGGTCAGATGCGCG
This region of Mesorhizobium sp. M2A.F.Ca.ET.046.03.2.1 genomic DNA includes:
- the rpmH gene encoding 50S ribosomal protein L34 → MKRTYQPSKLVRKRRHGFRARMATKGGRGVVAARRNRGRKRLSA
- a CDS encoding HlyD family secretion protein codes for the protein MSEGTSPRKPADGENAGERASDQVIRLDSQREQRRGNNPPVVEDDELEAPVAPEPATLEAPSAQPKPASVTVTPPAPAKPRRGLTRPILFALLPVALVAGGYYYVVGGQIMTTDNAYIQAQSLGVSTDVSGTVDEIDVHDNQAVKKGDVLFRLRPASFETALAGAKAQLGTVRNQVLTLQASYQQSLASIDQAEADIPYYESAFQRQQDLLKTSTASKATFDSAQHDLIAARQKVTVAKAQAQAMLAQLGGDASQPVEQNPFYLQAQSAVDDAQRNLNDSVVKAPFDGIVTNVDALQVGKYLPASQPAFSLVSSTDIWIAAEPKETELTYVRPGQKATISIDGYPGDVWHGTVGSISPASSSSFSLLPAQNTSGNWVKVVQRIPMRVTIDDPDGKPPLRGGMSAVVDIGTGHARGLPDFIANLLKQSGPKS
- a CDS encoding DHA2 family efflux MFS transporter permease subunit; translation: MTTASATGAPVVANRGAITACVILAVIMQALDTTIANVALPYIQGSVSASADQINWVLTSYIVAAAVMTPPSGYLANRFGRKRILLVAITGFVVASVLCGFSQSLPQIVGFRLLQGLFGAALVPLSQSILLDIYSVEERGSAMALFGVSVMVGPVLGPVIGGWLTENVSWRWVFYINVPVGALAFIGVSMFVQETKLDLKARLDWLGFGMLSLAIASLQMFLDRGEQLNWFSSAEIIVEALVCASAFYIFIVHTFTARDTFVNPRLFLDRNFAVGMIFIFIIGITYLASLALMTPYLQTLMGYPVVTAGIVMGPRGLGTMACMFLVGRLVGKVDTRWLLFIGLAITAWAMYDMTGWTPDVSQWTIISTGFIQGAGLGFLFVPLTTITFATLAPERRAEGTGLYNLSRNIGSSVGISVVSALLTQNQQINHANIATYVTPYNPAFGDAAVSQALSPYTAAGRAALDGHVTLQATIISYVDDFKLMMILSLAAIPLVLLLRKPGAPAKVDHSAVME
- a CDS encoding SDR family NAD(P)-dependent oxidoreductase, with the protein product MSGRLSNKVALVTGGSRGIGRAVALAFAREGAALIGVHYASNKEAADATVRDIEALGTRAVAIGADLRDAKAAADSIAGEFRAAALAATGKAGLDILVNNAGIAVATPLAQTSETTFDDLMTINFKAPFFLIQALANDIRDDGRIINISTGFTRIAAPTHPAYAASKGALETLTLALAPDFASRGITVNSVMPGVTDTDMNADWLATDARAGAEALSVFSRVGQPADVADVITFVASNDARWTTGQSIDATGGARI
- a CDS encoding TetR/AcrR family transcriptional regulator, which gives rise to MTEPPKKRGRPRTLDRNVGLDVAARLFWEHGYEGTSIADLTAAMGVTPPSLYATFGSKEELYRQALDRATERESKARMDALRSDMSAYEALSFYLHDVATGISRPDDPRGCIVSTAVVQCAAENETVAKSVTARREAAIKAIRERFDRAVVEGELATGTDTDSLARFYGAFVQGMSVQACDGACTERLRRLVDIALSAWPGSRGERKVPHAP
- a CDS encoding rhodanese-like domain-containing protein, with the translated sequence MPHDPVVEQSALSTLPTFRLLDVRDQAAFSLGHAPNAVRVPIEVWEAAAKAGETSFENVAYWERAIGELGVDGEVPAIVYDDGRMTEAARVWFILQYFGAKAFILNGGWPAVERHDDLPGAAQAAGASAVFRARPGAGPVGLVDRQTLKAELDGDVRIFDARTAGEYTGEDLRRNARGGHLPGARLLPHANLLDGSRLMPAAELHDLLAQAGFQSGDHIVTHCDGGGRAALAAAAAARAGYRDVRAYYLSFADWAKDESCAIIRD
- the rnpA gene encoding ribonuclease P protein component, translated to MPATGKPKGKTPGRLLKRADFLAVRGGEKRRGRLFLVEVLDRGDDLAPRVGYTVTKKVGNAVVRNRVRRRLREAVRVHAADDMAPGNDYVIVGREDVLATPFGQLKAELSRRLRGAR
- the yidC gene encoding membrane protein insertase YidC, with the protein product MENNRNFFITIALSVLILTLWQVFYMNPKMEQQREQARIEQQRVEAQKKEAGGGANSGATGTSAPAAGSVPGAPGGEAVTAASRDQAIAATKRVKIDTQSLEGSINLTGARLDDLKLKHYTETVDKNSPEIELLNPSSLPNGYFAEIGFVGNDATGAVPGADTVWSVEGNPTLTPSTPVTLTFTNDKGLTFKRTISIDNEYMFTVSDTVQNSGTAAVSLYNYGRVTRFDKPAVASTYVLHEGLIGVTGSEGLTEYKYAAIEKDKEVKPGKSTDGWLGITDKYWAVTLVPTEKQPFQPKFSYFEFKDGPHSHSYQSDFLSDAISVAPGQSTTIESEIFAGAKEVSTINAYEKDRHIRQFDLLIDWGWFYFITKPMFWLIDTLYKFFGNFGLAILATTVVVKAIFFPLANKSYASMANMKKVQPKMVEIREKYADDKMKQQQAMMELYKTEKINPLAGCWPVALQIPVFFSLYKVLYITIEMRHAPFFGWIHDLAAPDPTSIFNLFGLLPFAAPAFLPHMGAWAVVMGITMFLQMRMNPAPPDPTQAAIFTWMPVIFTFMMGSFPAGLVIYWAWNNTLSILQQGVIMKRQGAKIELWDNLAAMFRKKPSPAE
- a CDS encoding dihydrofolate reductase family protein, with translation MAKLVFGMNQSLDGYVDHTAFGPSPTLFRHFIEEAERQSGSIYGRRMYEVMRYWDEEHPEWDADRLAYAAAWRRQPKWVVSRSLQSVGPNASLVGDDLEGEMRKLKAEYDGEIEVAGPDLARSLTELGLIDEYRIYLHPVVLGRGKPYFAGPRPPLRLMAHDRIGEDVIRLTYAPA
- a CDS encoding HAMP domain-containing sensor histidine kinase, coding for MTSETLSTNEKATPAANPTRRVPLSRGLSTKLLLLTIAFVLLAEILIFLPWIASYRVNWLKERLSTAAAVSIVLLQGEPNALSHNAQNDVLMAIGAKAIAVRDGGVSRLLVVSDMPPQVDEHIDIANVGLVNGMTGALDTLFFGGKRMLRVFGPVGDSDKEFELIMPDYRLRDAMLRYSRNVAVVSLLISLFTAMLVYAAIDLIMIGPIRTMTRSILSFSEAPDDPGRIICPTERADEIGVAERELAQMQDRLQKMLSEQKHLADLGLAVSKINHDMRNILASAQLMSDRLRQVKDPTVQSFAPKLVRALDRAVAYSEGVLAYGRTQEPAPSRRRLRLRQLVDDVHGLLDIETGIEFINAVEHAFEVDADSDHLFRVLTNLCRNSIQAMAADTERTVVRRLAVAAERHGSVSRITVTDTGPGLPPKARENLFAAFRGSARSGGTGLGLAIAHELIRAHGGSVELVESIGGRTVFAVTIPDQPVRLDQARNGLRRPA